The Streptomyces sp. P9-A4 genome contains a region encoding:
- a CDS encoding DEAD/DEAH box helicase, whose protein sequence is MNPTRTNGRSSRTRRNGGHTYDSSAGTGRGGRPGSSAASRSGGSSRSGGYGRRPAAVQGEFAPPKTITPALPAVEAFADLALDRRLLAALTAQGVSVPFPIQGATLPNSLAGRDVLGRGRTGSGKTLAFGLALLARTAGQLAEPRQPLALVLVPTRELAQQVTDALTPYARAVKLRLATVVGGMPIGRQASALRGGAEVVVATPGRLKDLIDRGDCRLNQVTITVLDEADQMADMGFMPQVTALLDQVRPEGQRMLFSATLDRNVDLLVRRYLTDPVVHSVDPSQGAVTTMEHHVLHVHGADKHRLTTEIAARDGRVIMFLDTKHAVDRLAEDLLHCGVRAAALHGGKSQPQRTRTLARFKTGHVTVLVATNVAARGIHVDNLDLVVNVDPPTDHKDYLHRGGRTARAGESGTVVTLVTANQRRGMTRLLQDAGIVPKTTQVRSGEEALHRITGAQAPSGVPVTITAPPAELRKRGATSRGRRGSASTARRASGRRSAVDTAA, encoded by the coding sequence ATGAACCCCACACGCACGAACGGCCGTTCCTCCCGCACTCGCCGCAACGGCGGCCACACGTACGACTCCTCCGCCGGAACGGGCCGGGGCGGTCGCCCCGGTTCGTCCGCCGCGAGCCGATCGGGAGGTTCGAGCCGGTCGGGCGGATACGGCAGGCGTCCCGCCGCCGTGCAGGGGGAGTTCGCCCCGCCGAAGACGATCACTCCGGCGCTGCCCGCCGTCGAGGCCTTCGCCGACCTGGCTCTGGACCGGCGCCTGCTGGCCGCGCTCACCGCGCAGGGCGTGTCCGTCCCGTTCCCCATCCAGGGCGCGACGCTGCCGAACTCCCTGGCCGGCCGTGACGTCCTGGGCCGCGGCCGGACCGGCTCCGGCAAGACCCTCGCCTTCGGTCTGGCCCTGCTGGCCCGCACCGCCGGACAGCTCGCCGAGCCCCGTCAGCCGCTGGCGCTGGTGCTGGTCCCCACCCGGGAACTCGCCCAGCAGGTCACGGACGCCCTCACCCCCTACGCCCGCGCCGTGAAGCTGCGCCTGGCCACCGTCGTCGGCGGGATGCCGATCGGCCGGCAGGCGAGCGCGCTGCGCGGGGGCGCCGAAGTCGTCGTGGCCACCCCCGGCCGCCTCAAGGACCTCATCGACCGCGGCGACTGCCGGCTGAACCAGGTGACGATCACCGTCCTGGACGAGGCCGACCAGATGGCCGACATGGGCTTCATGCCGCAGGTCACCGCGCTTCTGGACCAGGTCCGCCCCGAGGGCCAGCGCATGCTGTTCTCCGCGACCCTGGACCGCAACGTCGACCTCCTGGTCCGCCGCTACCTCACGGACCCCGTCGTCCACTCCGTCGACCCCTCCCAGGGCGCGGTCACCACGATGGAGCACCACGTCCTGCACGTGCACGGCGCCGACAAGCACCGGCTGACGACGGAGATCGCGGCGCGCGACGGTCGAGTGATCATGTTCCTGGACACCAAGCACGCCGTGGACCGCCTCGCCGAGGACCTCCTCCACTGCGGTGTCCGGGCCGCCGCCCTGCACGGCGGGAAGTCGCAGCCGCAGCGCACCCGCACCCTCGCCCGCTTCAAGACGGGGCACGTCACCGTCCTGGTGGCGACGAACGTCGCCGCGCGCGGCATCCACGTCGACAACCTCGACCTCGTCGTCAACGTGGACCCGCCGACGGACCACAAGGACTACCTCCACCGCGGCGGCCGTACCGCGCGAGCCGGCGAGTCCGGCACTGTCGTCACCCTGGTCACCGCCAACCAGCGTCGCGGGATGACCCGGCTCCTGCAGGACGCCGGCATCGTGCCGAAGACCACTCAGGTCCGCTCCGGCGAGGAGGCGCTCCACAGGATCACCGGCGCCCAGGCCCCGTCGGGCGTGCCCGTGACGATCACCGCGCCGCCGGCCGAGCTGCGTAAGCGCGGGGCGACCTCCCGCGGTCGGCGCGGTTCCGCTTCGACTGCCCGGCGCGCGAGCGGGCGACGGTCCGCCGTCGACACGGCAGCCTGA
- a CDS encoding CBS domain-containing protein, protein MASVQMQPRSARTTPALRTVRDRDSMDPAELRVCDDMTVEVALAVMAGARTGHLLVCDDDGLATGLVTLARLTAVRESSVYTDRLRLRDLSGDGEPLTSATVLTAGRAIRLRRLGAPSVMGGQDGPSDVPAPALALA, encoded by the coding sequence GTGGCATCGGTCCAAATGCAGCCCCGCTCGGCCCGGACCACCCCCGCGCTCAGGACGGTGAGGGACCGGGACTCCATGGACCCGGCAGAACTCCGGGTCTGCGACGACATGACCGTCGAGGTGGCGCTGGCCGTCATGGCGGGCGCCCGGACCGGCCACCTGCTCGTCTGCGACGACGACGGCCTCGCCACCGGCCTCGTCACACTGGCCCGGCTCACCGCCGTCCGCGAAAGCTCCGTCTACACGGACCGGCTTCGGCTGCGCGACCTCTCCGGCGACGGCGAGCCGCTCACCTCGGCCACCGTCCTCACGGCCGGGCGGGCCATACGTCTCCGCCGGCTCGGCGCCCCGTCCGTCATGGGCGGGCAGGACGGCCCCTCAGACGTACCCGCGCCCGCCCTCGCCCTCGCGTGA
- a CDS encoding GNAT family N-acetyltransferase — protein MTTRSTSADQPVSVAPAEVPTRQARNSAALWTATGRCRGHEVVRRRGFLAVDGDARAGLRILIQEPDLDPGELAELSELVRRAPGAVNAEDPFSSTDLSHLGMRGWQMPVMLRPPGPVGEPGLDVIRVRRTEDLQAAERIAIEGFELAGFQPYRPGELFPAALIEQPGVDVFVALYDGVPAGAGVTVVDEGIGSHYWVGTSPAFRSRGLGRAVMLGSLAHLADLPVTLTASKLGRPLYESLGYTAAASATWWASQ, from the coding sequence ATGACAACACGATCTACGTCGGCCGACCAGCCCGTGTCCGTGGCCCCGGCCGAGGTGCCGACGCGGCAGGCCCGTAACTCCGCCGCCTTGTGGACCGCTACCGGCCGGTGCCGGGGGCACGAGGTCGTCCGGCGCCGTGGATTCCTCGCGGTCGACGGCGACGCGCGCGCCGGCCTGCGGATCCTGATCCAGGAGCCGGACCTCGACCCGGGCGAACTGGCCGAGTTGAGCGAGCTGGTACGCCGAGCCCCGGGCGCGGTGAACGCCGAGGATCCGTTCAGCTCGACCGACCTGAGCCACCTGGGCATGCGCGGCTGGCAGATGCCCGTCATGCTGCGCCCGCCCGGTCCCGTCGGCGAACCGGGGCTGGACGTGATCCGGGTACGGCGGACCGAGGACCTCCAGGCGGCCGAGCGGATCGCGATCGAGGGCTTCGAGCTGGCCGGATTCCAGCCCTACCGCCCCGGCGAACTGTTCCCGGCGGCGCTGATCGAGCAGCCGGGCGTGGACGTGTTCGTCGCCCTGTACGACGGCGTGCCCGCGGGAGCCGGTGTCACCGTCGTGGACGAGGGCATCGGCAGCCACTACTGGGTCGGCACTTCGCCGGCCTTCCGGTCGCGCGGCCTGGGGCGGGCCGTCATGCTCGGCTCCCTCGCTCACCTGGCGGACCTGCCGGTCACGCTCACCGCCTCGAAGCTGGGCAGGCCCCTGTACGAGTCGCTGGGCTACACCGCCGCGGCGTCCGCGACCTGGTGGGCCTCTCAGTGA
- a CDS encoding SCO5918 family protein, whose translation MRCVIARFPFELTKSGVLDSMKGVKPEEAIGESVIIGRRTYPAKQVGQLLTGQDRRDFSVGEVVRAMTKLGFTCRHLPQAVEPARGLVAFQHASAQLGTSAAA comes from the coding sequence GTGCGCTGTGTCATCGCCCGCTTCCCGTTCGAGCTCACCAAGAGCGGAGTCCTGGACTCCATGAAGGGCGTCAAGCCCGAGGAGGCCATCGGTGAGTCCGTGATCATCGGCCGCCGCACCTACCCCGCCAAGCAGGTCGGCCAGCTCCTCACGGGCCAGGACCGCCGCGATTTCAGCGTCGGCGAAGTCGTCCGGGCCATGACCAAGCTCGGCTTCACCTGCCGCCACCTTCCCCAGGCCGTCGAGCCCGCGCGCGGGCTCGTCGCCTTCCAGCACGCCTCGGCGCAGCTCGGCACTTCGGCGGCGGCCTGA
- a CDS encoding GNAT family N-acetyltransferase, producing MSLLPAGADEVVVPVLVRDLTAADLPACAWSGSAVHLVQVARELERAAAGEVDYLAVCTPAGFPVAIGCVDYQVAVGAGTLSQLGVLPALRSCGLGTVLVRAAEDRVRSRGLRRAELGVEEGNPRARALYERLGYVAYGREPDAWDVEAPDGSLRRYETMCTLMRKDLS from the coding sequence ATGAGTCTCTTGCCTGCCGGGGCGGACGAGGTCGTCGTGCCGGTTCTCGTCCGCGATCTGACGGCCGCCGATCTGCCGGCCTGTGCCTGGTCCGGTTCGGCGGTCCATCTGGTGCAGGTGGCGCGGGAGTTGGAGCGCGCTGCTGCCGGTGAGGTGGACTACCTGGCTGTCTGTACGCCGGCCGGGTTTCCGGTGGCGATCGGCTGTGTCGACTATCAGGTCGCGGTCGGCGCGGGCACGCTGTCGCAGCTCGGGGTGCTTCCCGCCCTGCGGTCGTGCGGCCTGGGCACCGTCCTCGTCCGGGCCGCGGAGGACCGCGTCAGGTCACGCGGCCTGCGGCGGGCGGAGCTCGGGGTGGAGGAGGGCAATCCACGGGCCCGCGCACTGTACGAGCGTCTGGGGTACGTGGCGTACGGCCGTGAGCCCGATGCCTGGGACGTGGAGGCGCCGGACGGTTCGCTGCGTCGGTACGAGACGATGTGCACGCTGATGCGCAAGGACTTGTCCTAG
- a CDS encoding MerR family transcriptional regulator: protein MTADDSYGRLDDDDYPAYTMGRAAEMLGTTQGFLRAIGEARLITPLRSEGGHRRYSRYQLRIAARARELVDQGTPIEAACRIIILEDQLEEAQRINAEYRRAAESDADSDTPPASD, encoded by the coding sequence ATGACAGCAGACGACTCGTACGGGCGTCTCGACGACGACGACTACCCCGCCTACACCATGGGCAGGGCTGCCGAAATGCTCGGCACCACCCAGGGTTTCCTGCGCGCCATCGGAGAAGCCCGCCTCATCACCCCGCTCCGCTCCGAGGGCGGCCACCGCCGCTACTCCCGCTACCAGCTGCGTATCGCCGCACGCGCCCGGGAACTCGTCGATCAGGGCACCCCCATCGAAGCCGCCTGCCGCATCATCATCCTCGAAGACCAACTCGAAGAAGCCCAGCGCATCAACGCCGAGTACCGCCGCGCCGCGGAATCGGACGCGGACTCGGACACGCCACCGGCCTCGGACTGA
- a CDS encoding YdeI/OmpD-associated family protein: MTQDLEIVAFASAGEFEGWLGEHHAESPGIWLKLRKKAPGIVALDYAQALDVALCHGWIDGQKAKFDDEWWLQRFTPRGPRSRWSKINRDKVAVLIAQGRMRPAGRAEIDRAKADGRWEAAYDSARTATVPDDLAAALAAVPAAAAAFETLDRPNRYAILYRVQEAKRPETHARRIETFVTMLANGEKPHP, encoded by the coding sequence ATGACTCAGGACTTGGAGATCGTCGCGTTCGCGTCCGCCGGGGAGTTCGAGGGATGGCTCGGGGAGCACCACGCCGAATCCCCCGGCATCTGGCTCAAGCTGCGGAAGAAGGCGCCCGGGATCGTCGCGCTCGACTACGCGCAGGCGCTGGACGTGGCGCTCTGCCACGGGTGGATCGACGGGCAGAAGGCGAAGTTCGACGACGAGTGGTGGCTCCAGCGCTTCACTCCGCGCGGCCCGCGCAGCCGGTGGTCGAAGATCAACCGGGACAAGGTCGCCGTCCTGATCGCCCAGGGCCGGATGCGCCCGGCCGGCCGGGCCGAGATCGACCGCGCCAAAGCCGACGGCCGCTGGGAGGCCGCCTACGACAGCGCGAGGACCGCCACCGTGCCGGACGACCTCGCCGCCGCTCTGGCCGCCGTGCCGGCCGCGGCGGCCGCGTTCGAGACCCTCGACCGCCCGAACCGCTACGCGATCCTCTACCGCGTCCAGGAGGCCAAGAGGCCCGAGACCCACGCCCGCCGTATCGAGACGTTTGTGACGATGCTCGCGAACGGCGAGAAGCCGCACCCGTAG